From Carassius auratus strain Wakin chromosome 10, ASM336829v1, whole genome shotgun sequence, a single genomic window includes:
- the LOC113109600 gene encoding potassium voltage-gated channel subfamily V member 2-like produces the protein MIKLKRRRQSLFPNYKLGFSVPAPKDPVDSELPFGQPNWVKPWNSMQELSKDIYDIYAEYEDDEEERLMSTPSKLSSQTKNCMLNINVGGKVYQISYRVAAKYPKTRIGRLATYTDHNRKLDLCDDYMVQNNEFFFDRDPDIFHNIFNFYRTGVLWIKDELCPRNFLEEINYWGVRIKNTHRCCRISFEERQDELNEQLKIQRELEAEVETEEHEDLFQDMAFGHTRFLIWNMMEKPFSSVIAKLMAVASSFFVLVSLVAMTLNTVEGMQYKTTTGQLSGKTYCEYVETLCIAFFTMEYLLRLVSTPDLKRFGRSVLNAVDLIAILPLYLQMILECFENEDYGKHGSDIETVGRVGKVGQVLRIMRLMRIFRILKLARHSTGLRAFGFTLRQCYQQVGCLFLFIAMGIFTFSAMVYTVEHDMPQTNFTSIPHAWWWAAVSISTVGYGDMFPETALGRIFAFACISFGIILNGMPISILFNKFSDYYSKLKAYEYTSSLKNRGKVRFVKRAAKKVAECF, from the exons ATGATCAAGCTTAAACGCAGGAGGCAAAGCCTTTTTCCCAATTACAAACTTGGGTTCTCAGTCCCTGCTCCCAAGGATCCAGTGGATTCTGAGCTACCTTTTGGTCAACCCAACTGGGTAAAACCATGGAATTCGATGCAGGAATTAAGTAAGGATATATATGACATCTATGCAGAGTATGAAGATGACGAAGAAGAAAGGTTGATGTCGACCCCCAGTAAACTGTCCTCTCAGACTAAGAACTGCATGCTGAACATCAATGTAGGAGGCAAGGTCTACCAGATCTCTTACAGGGTAGCAGCAAAATATCCCAAGACAAGAATTGGCCGACTTGCAACGTACACGGACCACAACAGGAAACTCGATCTCTGTGATGATTACATGGTCCAGAACAATGAGTTTTTCTTTGACCGGGATCCAGACATCTTCCACAACATCTTCAACTTCTACAGGACTGGAGTTCTCTGGATCAAAGATGAATTGTGCCCACGCAATTTTTTGGAGGAGATCAACTACTGGGGTGTCCGTATCAAGAACACCCATCGCTGCTGCCGCATTTCGTTCGAGGAACGGCAAGATGAACTCAACGAACAGCTGAAGATACAACGGGAACTCGAGGCAGAGGTGGAAACTGAGGAGCATGAGGACTTGTTTCAGGATATGGCTTTCGGTCATACACGTTTCCTCATCTGGAACATGATGGAGAAGCCCTTCTCTTCAGTCATAGCCAAACTCATGGCAGTGGCATCCAGTTTCTTCGTGCTGGTATCTCTCGTGGCTATGACTCTCAATACGGTAGAGGGAATGCAATATAAGACGACCACCGGCCAGCTGAGCGGGAAGACCTACTGTGAGTATGTtgagactttgtgcattgcgttttTTACCATGGAATATCTGCTCCGGCTTGTGTCCACACCTGATCTCAAACGCTTTGGAAGGAGCGTGCTGAATGCTGTGGACCTGATTGCAATCCTTCCATTATATCTTCAAATGATCTTAGAGTGTTTCGAGAATGAAGACTATGGGAAGCATGGTAGTGATATTGAGACCGTAGGACGGGTTGGTAAAGTGGGGCAAGTCCTCCGCATCATGCGTCTCATGAGAATATTTCGTATCCTAAAACTAGCACGGCACTCAACTGGACTTCGAGCCTTTGGCTTCACACTCCGGCAATGCTACCAACAAGTGGGCTGTCTTTTCCTCTTCATTGCAATGGGAATCTTCACCTTCTCTGCCATGGTGTATACCGTGGAGCATGATATGCCTCAAACAAACTTCACCAGTATTCCACACGCATGGTGGTGGGCAGCT GTGAGCATCTCCACTGTGGGCTATGGGGACATGTTTCCAGAGACCGCTCTGGGCAGGATTTTTGCATTTGCATGCATCTCGTTTGGAATTATTCTCAACGGCATGCCAATCTCCATCCTGTTCAATAAATTCTCAGACTACTATTCAAAGCTGAAAGCCTATGAATACACCTCCTCTCTAAAGAATCGCGGGAAAGTGAGGTTTGTGAAAAGGGCTGCAAAGAAGGTTGCAGAATGTTTTTAG